One genomic window of Coffea eugenioides isolate CCC68of chromosome 1, Ceug_1.0, whole genome shotgun sequence includes the following:
- the LOC113773068 gene encoding uncharacterized protein LOC113773068 has translation MEFTHRGNKVALRGFKQQGTQLIPKRQMQKLLSKPEQIDSAQLCFISAKQMDAQEVSPSCLRAEADAEVTHYQSQLELILLNYNEVFEELVELPPARTHDHRIYLKEGAPPINVRSYRYPAFQKGEIEKLVIEMLSSGIIRPSNSPFSSLVVLVKKKDGTCRMCIDYRELNKATIKDKFPIPLIEELLDELFGVVIFTKLDLRAGYHQIRMHSDDVPKTAFRTHDGHYEFMQVLGGTLGTFDNGVRHSGPSSAQSEEEQMFIKDYGRLARPLTDLLKKNAFQWHAGVTVSFNLLKSAMFFPPVLALPNFSREFIVETDASNNGIGAVLLQQGRPIAFFSKALAAQYQRDVSL, from the exons ATGGAGTTCACACACAGAGGCAACAAAGTGGCATTAAGAGGCTTCAAACAGCAAGGAACTCAGTTGATTCCCAAGAGGCAGATGCAAAAGCTTTTGAGCAAACCCGAACAGATTGACTCGGCTCAGCTCTGCTTCATCTCTGCTAAACAAATGGACGCACAGGAGGTTAGTCCGAGCTGCTTAAGGGCGGAAGCGGATGCGGAGGTAACTCACTATCAATCTCAGCTTGAACTGATTTTGCTTAACTACAACGAAGTGTTTGAAGAGCTCGTAGAATTACCCCCTGCGAGAACGCATGACCATAGAATATACCTCAAGGAAGGAGCGCCACCTATCAATGTTAGATCATACCGGTACCCAGCATTCCAGAAAGGAGAAATTGAGAAATTGGTGATAGAGATGTTGAGCAGTGGAATTATCAGACCTAGTAACAGTCCTTTCTCTTCTCTAGTTGTCTTAGTCAAGAAAAAGGATGGCACATGTAGAATGTGTATAGACTATAGGGAGTTGAACAAGGCTACTATTAAGGACAAATTTCCCATACCCCTCATCGAAGAGTTGTTAGACGAGTTATTTGGAGTTGTTATCTTTACTAAACTTGATCTACGAGCAGGGTACCACCAAATCCGAATGCATTCGGATGACGTTCCTAAGACCGCGTTTCGGACCCATGATGGACATTACGAGTTCATg CAAGTCCTGGGGGGAACACTTGGAACATTTGACAATGGTGTTCGACACTCTGGTCCATCATCAGCTCAAAGTGAAGAGGAGCAAAT GTTTATTAAGGACTATGGCAGGTTGGCGCGTCCCTTGACTGATTTACTAAAGAAAAATGCTTTTCAATGGCATGCTGGAGTAACCGTATCTTTCAATCTGCTCAAGTCTGCTATGTTTTTTCCACCTGTACTGGCTCTCCCGAATTTTTCAAGAGAATTCATAGTAGAAACGGATGCATCTAACAATGGTATTGGTGCGGTCCTTTTGCAACAGGGCAGACCCATTGCATTTTTTAGCAAGGCACTAGCAGCTCAATATCAAAGGGATGTCAGTTTATGA